The proteins below are encoded in one region of Penaeus monodon isolate SGIC_2016 chromosome 32, NSTDA_Pmon_1, whole genome shotgun sequence:
- the LOC119593313 gene encoding uncharacterized protein LOC119593313, with amino-acid sequence MRAAALVLCVVAVAAPLADATFGLLKAGTAAAGLPLALPAATLGGGLAAVKVLKLIGLKKLKKKFGGLGGGYGGDGLDFGDSYGKLPLPSFAPTPFHGGPPPFYIVPGSYFDGGRKKRDAQQASSFDVTEVKPATLTVQEEDYFSVVFEMDRDGCVQKLVCGLSGNAPEQLSEDGKVIMSLFRSDSAPAYTTLRNPKGPYDYAAWIGGNSESPEFTCSQLYDQCNTSSQQLMERFEASESLETAEALEASN; translated from the exons ATGAGAGCAGCAgcgttagtgttgtgtgtggtggccgTCGCAGCGCCTCTGGCCGACGCCACGTTCGGTCTCCTGAAGGCCGGTACAGCTGCGGCGGGCCTTCCTCTCGCCCTTCCTGCTGCCACTCTGGGAGGAGGCTTGGCTGCTGTTAAG GTCCTGAAGCTGATCGGCCTGAAGAAGCTGAAGAAGAAGTTCGGAGGCCTGGGAGGAGGATACGGCGGCGACGGCCTGGATTTCGGAGACTCCTACGGGAAGCTGCCTCTGCCCAGCTTCGCCCCGACGCCCTTCCACGGGGGGCCGCCGCCCTTCTACATCGTGCCCGGATCTTACTTCGACGGCGGAAGGAAGAAACGCGACGCGCAGCAG GCTTCAAGCTTCGACGTCACGGAGGTAAAGCCGGCGACTCTGACTGTCCAGGAGGAGGACTACTTCTCCGTCGTCTTCGAGATGGACCGCGACGGCTGCGTCCAGAAGCTCGTGTGCGGACTCTCAGGCAACGCCCCCGAACAGCTCTCCGAAGACGGGAAGGTTATCATGTCGCTTTTCAG AAGCGACTCCGCCCCGGCCTACACGACCCTGAGGAACCCCAAAGGCCCTTACGACTACGCAGCATGGATCGGCGGGAACTCTGAGAGCCCGGAGTTCACATGCTCCCAGCTGTACGACCAGTGCAACACGTCGTCTCAGCAGCTCATGGAACGCTTCGAAGCTAGTGAGTCTCTTGAGACCGCTGAAGCTCTTGAAGCCAGTAATTAG
- the LOC119593631 gene encoding uncharacterized protein LOC119593631: TTAVEASEDAAQEGPVAQDRSDAALISDEGAPDLIALESSVDRDSGSYAAPPPPSHAHPPPSPVAIPVPLPVSVQPGRLVIPGLPRQPGPHGKEAPRPPPRPYGPRPPFRPPPPPPPPSFQAKQPPTPIYKRPPPPPKNYGPPPKPTYAAPRPPPPTYNAPPPPKPTYNAPPPPPQPAYNHPSPPTALRPRPLSPRHGAPKPADVYSEGSAPAVAAAIPPPPPIHSGPVLPPAPLSPPQANYGSPKPSDISHGRQPAPGPVLNAPPPPAPQPSYSAPPPAPQPTYAAPPPAPQPSYSAPPPAPQPAPQPVYNSPASPQPAHSVGQSPSSISVSAPVVSQGSVSAPAPTYNVPDADVSGSANSYAPPESLGPNDPWPATVPEMPKITALDVKCEKNLMKVSIAFDKPFYGIIFSKGHYSNVNCVHLPAGLGRSQATFDVSINACGTTGNTENGLYGYGSESGSGTFFENTIVVQYDPQVQEVWDQARKLRCTWHDQYEKSVTFRPFPVDMLDVVRADFAGDNVGCWMQIQVGKGPWASEVSGLVKIGQTMTMVLAIKDDDNKFDMLIRNCMAHDGKRAPIQLVDQRGCVTRPKLMSRFTKIKNFGASASVLSYAHFQAFKFPDSMEVHFQCTIQICRYQCPAQCSEESAVYPAAGTIGRAKRXXXXXXXXXXXXPKDIGVNRVIQVVSARDLTFVLDKKTGTEEIKESETATLVAPQIEDQSGLICMSTPGFAATLVILLAILIVSCLLSAFLCLRFRGYGDTRSIISSYENPAFLHKKGHF, from the exons ACGACCGCAGTAGAAGCCAGCGAGGACGCCGCGCAGGAGGGCCCCGTCGCCCAGGACCGCTCGGACGCCGCCCTCATCAGCGACGAAGGCGCCCCTGACCTGATCGCCCTCGAGTCCTCCGTGGACCGCGACTCAGGCTCCTACGCCGCGCCGCCTCCGCCGTCCCACGCCCACCCGCCGCCCTCGCCCGTGGCCATCCCCGTGCCCCTGCCCGTGTCCGTCCAGCCGGGCCGCCTCGTCATCCCCGGCCTGCCCCGCCAGCCCGGCCCGCACGGCAAGGAGGCGCCgcgccccccgccccgcccctacGGACCCCGCCCACccttccgccctcctcccccgccccctccccccagtttcCAGGCGAAGCAGCCGCCCACGCCCATCTACAAGAGGCCTCCTCCACCGCCCAAGAACTACGGCCCCCCTCCCAAGCCCACCTACGCTGCGCCCCGCCCACCGCCGCCCACCTACAACGCGCCTCCCCCGCCCAAGCCCACCTACAatgccccgccccctcctccccagcccgCCTACAACCACCCCAGCCCGCCTACAGCgctccgcccccgccccctcaGCCCAC GGCACGGGGCCCCCAAGCCCGCCGATGTTTACTCCGAAGGCTCCGCTCCTGCCGTGGCCGCAGCCATCCCTCCGCCGCCTCCCATCCACTCGGGCCCCGTGCTGCCTCCTGCCCCGCTGTCTCCTCCCCAGGCTAACTACGGCAGCCCTAAGCCTTCTGATATATCCCACGGCCGGCAGCCGGCTCCTGGCCCTGTTCTGAACgcacccccgccccccgcccctcaGCCATCCTACAGCGCCCCTCCACCTGCCCCTCAGCCGACCTACGCCGCCCCGCCGCCTGCCCCTCAGCCGTCTTACAGCGCCCCGCCGCCCGCCCCTCAGCCCGCCCCTCAGCCTGTCTACaactcccccgcctcccctcagCCCGCCCACAGCGTCGGCCAGTCTCCGTCCTCGATCTCTGTGTCCGCGCCGGTCGTGTCCCAAGGCAGCGTGTCCGCACCCGCCCCGACGTACAACGTGCCCGACGCTGACGTGTCCGGTTCCGCCAACTCGTACGCGCCTCCCGAATCGCTCGGCCCCAACGACCCCTGGCCAGCCACCGTGCCCGAGATGCCCAAGATCACGGCGCTCGACGTCAAGTGCGAGAAGAACCTGATGAAGGTCAGCATCGCCTTCGACAAGCCATTCTACGGCATCATCTTCAGCAAGGGCCACTACAGCAACGTGAACTGCGTCCACCTCCCGGCTGGCCTCGGCCGCTCGCAGGCGACCTTCGACGTGTCCATCAACGCCTGCGGAACGACCGGCAACACTGAGAACGGCCTCTACGGCTACGGCAGCGAGAGCGGCTCTGGCACGTTCTTCGAGAACACCATCGTTGTGCAGTACGACCCCCAGGTGCAGGAGGTGTGGGACCAGGCCCGCAAGCTGCGCTGCACGTGGCACGACCAGTACGAGAAGTCCGTGACCTTCCGGCCCTTCCCCGTCGACATGCTGGACGTGGTTCGCGCCGACTTCGCCGGAGACAACGTGGGCTGCTGGATGCAGATCCAGGTGGGCAAGGGGCCGTGGGCCTCCGAGGTGTCGGGCCTCGTCAAGATCGGCCAGACGATGACCATGGTGCTCGCCATCAAGGACGACGACAACAAGTTCGACATGCTGATCCGCAACTGCATGGCGCACGACGGCAAGCGCGCCCCCATCCAGCTCGTGGACCAGCGCGGCTGCGTCACCAGGCCGAAACTCATGTCCAGGTTCACCAAGATCAAGAACTTCGGAGCCTCTGCCTCCGTCCTCTCGTACGCACACTTCCAGGCGTTCAAGTTCCCCGACTCCATGGAGGTCCACTTCCAGTGTACGATCCAGATCTGTCGCTACCAGTGCCCTGCCCAGTGCAGCGAAGAGAGCGCCGTGTACCCCGCCGCGGGCACCATCGGACGAGCCAAGCGTNNNNNNNNNNNNNNNNNNNNNNNNNNNNNNNNNNAGCCTAAGGACATCGGCGTGAACAGGGTGATCCAGGTCGTTTCCGCGCGAGACCTCACCTTCGTGCTCGACAAGAAGACCGGCACCGAAGAGATCAAGGAATCGGAGACGGCGACCCTCGTGGCGCCCCAGATCGAAGACCAGTCCGGCCTCATCTGCATGTCCACGCCCGGCTTCGCCGCGACGCTCGTCATCCTGCTGGCCATCCTAATCGTGTCCTGCCTGCTGTCCGCCTTCCTGTGCCTCAGGTTCCGCGGCTACGGCGACACGCGATCCATCATCTCTTCGTACGAGAACCCGGCCTTCCTCCACAAGAAGGGCCACTTCTAA